A DNA window from Candidatus Protochlamydia naegleriophila contains the following coding sequences:
- a CDS encoding STAS domain-containing protein — translation MKIEKEILGDVLYLKLTTSTLDITVSNEFKNQVIENIGSGKERLLLDLSEIETIDSSGLSALIGIYKALEDKDNLHIYGLKHKVIKLFEITGLVKLFHFYSSKDEACKF, via the coding sequence ATGAAAATAGAAAAAGAAATTTTGGGTGACGTCTTATACTTAAAGCTCACCACTTCCACTCTCGACATCACTGTTTCCAATGAATTTAAGAATCAGGTCATTGAAAACATTGGATCGGGTAAAGAACGGCTTCTGCTCGACTTGTCTGAAATCGAAACGATTGACTCGAGCGGGCTGAGCGCACTGATTGGAATTTACAAGGCTTTAGAGGATAAAGATAATCTGCATATTTATGGCTTAAAACACAAAGTCATTAAGCTGTTTGAAATCACGGGGCTCGTCAAACTATTCCACTTCTACTCTTCCAAAGACGAAGCCTGTAAATTTTAA
- a CDS encoding F-box protein has translation MFSTVDNNKINYVAIQNSDEKKQDLIKAIPDELVLEVFSHLNLATLSTICCVSKQWKQLASQPIVWKIAMYNEIAFGNSKWAKYFGKDVIKNEDTKEEFSSLPFDAFIEDCKKFKNLFPGKSAKDSLMLVRLPKTLNGQLTLKNLGELAKKYFPTSDAGYDKGYLWPPVLAEGGDKTIDQSQWVLMTNDLLPDSRSKNYAEHQAMIANLAQQKLIGYEIPEIIESTACILAQHFKTNSVGDSENPFYNGCTYTVCKDNIQGSHTLVGGLKNSGLRIYYHNQPGFATGVAALRKP, from the coding sequence ATGTTTTCAACAGTAGATAATAATAAAATCAACTATGTAGCTATTCAAAATTCTGATGAAAAAAAACAAGATCTTATTAAAGCAATACCAGATGAACTTGTTTTAGAAGTTTTTTCTCACTTAAATCTCGCTACACTTAGCACAATTTGTTGTGTTAGCAAGCAGTGGAAACAATTAGCAAGCCAGCCTATTGTATGGAAGATCGCCATGTATAATGAAATAGCTTTCGGCAATAGTAAATGGGCTAAATATTTTGGGAAAGATGTGATAAAAAACGAAGACACTAAAGAAGAATTTTCATCTTTACCTTTCGATGCTTTTATTGAGGACTGCAAAAAATTCAAAAACCTATTTCCTGGAAAAAGTGCAAAAGATAGTCTTATGCTTGTGAGGCTTCCTAAAACTCTTAATGGGCAACTCACCTTAAAAAACCTTGGAGAGCTGGCCAAAAAATATTTTCCAACTAGTGATGCGGGTTATGATAAAGGATACCTTTGGCCCCCTGTTCTTGCCGAAGGAGGAGATAAGACAATTGATCAATCGCAATGGGTGCTGATGACAAATGATCTCCTTCCTGATAGCAGAAGTAAAAACTATGCTGAACATCAAGCTATGATCGCTAATCTTGCTCAACAAAAACTAATCGGCTACGAAATTCCTGAGATAATAGAATCTACCGCTTGTATTTTGGCACAACACTTTAAAACGAACTCTGTTGGCGATTCAGAAAATCCCTTCTATAATGGGTGTACCTATACTGTTTGTAAAGATAACATTCAAGGCAGCCATACACTTGTGGGAGGCTTAAAAAATTCCGGTCTGAGAATCTACTACCACAATCAGCCCGGTTTTGCCACTGGCGTTGCGGCTCTGCGCAAGCCTTAA
- a CDS encoding amino acid permease: protein MEHQKGSILGGSLLVAGTSIGGGMLALPVLTSLAGFMPSLVIYLLCWLFMASTGLLFLEISQWIKGESNIITMAETTLGKTGRYFAWAVYLFLFYCLTVAYMVGCGNIVVELFQHRIPDWLGPILFVIVFAPLILIPTAWAGRLNVWLVAGLALSYLGFVLLGFRYVDLDLLRNYNWSYSLMVLPIAFTSFAYQGIIPTLASYMHHDAPSIRKAILIGSFIPLIAYVIWEGLILGIVPTEGAGGLAEALKNGNNAVYPLKNFIQSPAVYYVGQSFAFFALVTSFLGVTLGLRDFLADGLKIHKDAKGKIILALLIFTIPLMISVSYPHIFLIALDYAGGFGVALLLGLLPIVMTWVGRYHFKWMDQPQLPGGKVVLILLALFVFFELFNETKHLLERAFA, encoded by the coding sequence ATGGAACATCAAAAAGGTAGTATATTAGGTGGCTCTCTCTTAGTCGCTGGAACGTCAATTGGTGGAGGGATGTTAGCCCTTCCCGTTTTAACAAGTTTGGCTGGCTTTATGCCTTCACTGGTCATTTATCTCTTATGCTGGCTCTTTATGGCTAGTACAGGGCTGCTATTTTTGGAAATTTCGCAATGGATCAAGGGCGAGTCTAACATTATTACGATGGCGGAGACGACTCTTGGCAAGACAGGGCGTTACTTTGCTTGGGCAGTTTATCTTTTCTTGTTTTATTGCTTAACCGTAGCGTATATGGTTGGGTGCGGAAATATTGTGGTAGAGTTGTTTCAACACCGCATCCCCGATTGGCTTGGTCCGATTCTCTTTGTGATCGTTTTCGCTCCCTTAATACTGATTCCTACCGCTTGGGCGGGTCGATTAAATGTTTGGTTAGTGGCGGGTCTCGCTCTTTCTTATCTCGGCTTTGTTTTGCTTGGATTTCGCTATGTCGACTTAGACCTTTTGCGCAACTATAACTGGTCCTACTCCTTAATGGTTCTTCCCATCGCCTTTACTTCGTTTGCCTACCAAGGGATCATTCCAACTCTTGCAAGTTACATGCATCATGATGCCCCCTCGATTCGCAAGGCAATCTTGATTGGAAGCTTTATTCCCTTAATTGCTTATGTCATTTGGGAAGGATTAATTCTTGGTATCGTACCAACAGAGGGAGCTGGCGGATTGGCAGAAGCCTTAAAGAATGGCAACAATGCCGTTTATCCTCTTAAAAACTTTATCCAAAGCCCAGCCGTCTACTACGTTGGACAGTCTTTTGCCTTTTTTGCATTAGTGACTTCTTTTTTAGGCGTGACGCTTGGATTGAGAGACTTTCTGGCCGATGGGCTAAAGATTCACAAAGATGCAAAGGGTAAAATTATCTTAGCTTTATTAATTTTTACTATACCTCTCATGATTTCAGTCAGCTATCCCCATATTTTCTTAATAGCTCTCGACTATGCGGGTGGGTTTGGCGTCGCGCTATTGCTCGGATTGCTGCCTATCGTCATGACATGGGTTGGCCGCTATCACTTCAAGTGGATGGATCAGCCTCAATTGCCAGGGGGCAAAGTGGTGCTCATTTTGTTGGCCTTATTCGTTTTTTTTGAGCTGTTTAATGAAACGAAGCATTTGCTCGAAAGAGCCTTTGCTTGA
- the pcnB gene encoding polynucleotide adenylyltransferase PcnB, with product MQPKIYFAKDHGIDPTLIDPDALYVLERLRQAGFTAYLVGGSVRDLLLRRVPKDFDISTSARPEQIKTIFQRQCILIGRRFRLAHIRFGHKIIEVSTFRTGENDSGLILQDNEWGSPEEDVLRRDFTINGLFYDSSNHSIIDYVGGWEDVQEHLLRTIGDPDKRFKQDPVRLLRLLKFHARFAFKMEENTEQSIYRCREEIVKSSPARILEEILRMLESGSSAPFIRLLAEYGMLAILFPVLTQFLRIPQGKMIFHYLACADQLYQHKGKNVLDRAVLTACLLFPLLERELDRQYLSKKIVPHIGEITLVASSLVKEILIQSFSHFPRRITSTMLSILVAQYRLTPLSGKRHYREKLFRQKDFDLALKFFKLRALVNEKLVETYTSIRNQYRQFLRHGEQRRHHHHSHHKSPHASHRDKSHDHAST from the coding sequence GTGCAACCTAAGATCTACTTTGCTAAAGACCATGGAATCGATCCGACTTTAATAGATCCAGACGCCCTTTACGTCTTAGAGCGCCTTCGTCAAGCTGGTTTTACCGCTTATTTAGTAGGGGGAAGCGTCCGCGACCTCTTATTGAGAAGAGTTCCCAAGGACTTTGACATTTCAACCTCTGCCCGTCCCGAACAAATTAAGACCATCTTTCAAAGGCAGTGCATTCTAATCGGACGCCGCTTCCGCCTAGCCCATATTCGCTTTGGCCATAAAATCATTGAAGTCTCGACCTTTCGCACCGGAGAAAATGACAGCGGCCTTATCCTGCAAGACAATGAATGGGGATCGCCAGAAGAAGATGTATTGCGTCGCGACTTCACGATAAACGGCCTCTTTTACGATTCTTCCAACCATTCCATCATCGACTATGTAGGGGGCTGGGAAGATGTGCAAGAACATCTCCTCCGTACCATTGGCGATCCTGACAAACGCTTTAAGCAAGACCCTGTCCGCCTCCTTAGGCTGCTCAAATTTCACGCCCGCTTTGCGTTTAAAATGGAAGAGAACACGGAACAATCCATTTATCGTTGCCGAGAAGAAATTGTCAAGAGTTCTCCTGCCCGCATTTTGGAAGAAATTTTGCGCATGCTCGAATCGGGTTCTTCCGCACCCTTTATTCGCCTCTTAGCCGAATATGGGATGTTGGCCATACTATTCCCGGTGCTGACTCAGTTTTTACGCATTCCACAAGGTAAAATGATTTTCCATTATTTAGCTTGTGCCGACCAGCTTTACCAGCACAAAGGCAAAAACGTGTTGGATCGCGCCGTCTTAACCGCCTGCCTGCTTTTCCCACTCTTAGAGAGAGAATTAGACAGACAATACTTGAGCAAAAAAATCGTCCCTCATATTGGCGAAATTACGCTCGTAGCTTCCTCGCTGGTCAAAGAAATCTTGATTCAATCCTTCTCCCACTTCCCGCGCCGCATCACATCCACCATGCTTTCAATCCTAGTGGCCCAATACCGCCTGACTCCTCTTTCAGGAAAGCGGCATTACCGCGAAAAACTCTTCCGCCAAAAAGATTTCGACTTAGCCTTGAAATTCTTTAAACTGCGTGCTTTAGTAAATGAAAAATTAGTGGAGACCTATACGTCGATTCGCAATCAATACCGCCAATTCTTGCGCCATGGGGAACAGCGTCGTCACCATCATCACTCGCACCACAAATCCCCTCATGCCTCCCACCGAGATAAATCGCATGACCACGCCTCGACCTAA
- the glmS gene encoding glutamine--fructose-6-phosphate transaminase (isomerizing), which produces MCGIFGYIGKKDPIKMVIDGLKRLEYRGYDSAGLAGVESGKIVACKEVGKVSALEQEVQKSHLAPELAIAQTRWATHGTVTKLNAHPHFDAQQSLALVHNGIIENYEVLKKKLQEVGVQFVSDTDTEVIAHLIAHHYEGNLLNAVQKTVDELKGAYAVALVHRDFPDQIIAIAHECPLVIGIGNNEAFVSSDPNAFAFYTRQAIYLSNSEIAVIKADSQQVYNTNQEITKESQLIEGGVEQISKGTFDHYTLKEIYEQPQAIRNALLSRFLPEYGTALFEELDFNMTDLLTVERILILACGTSWHAGCVAAYLIEDKARIPVQVEISSEFRYKNPLVPPGTFVIAISQSGETADTIAAVREVKAKGARVLALCNVHGSTLTREADSTIFLKAGAEIGVCSTKAFTSQVVVLALFTLLLARMRHMSKSEGQDFLHALLKLPDQVQAVLDQSHQIEAIAKKYAKYDNFFYLGRRYMFPTSLEGALKLKEISYINANGYAAGEMKHGPIALINEECPTVALCANRMTYDKLISNLMEIKARHGKIIAIAEEGQDQIERIADDVIYVPASIDELASILTTVVTQLLAYYIAKERGADIDQPRNLAKSVTVE; this is translated from the coding sequence ATGTGCGGGATATTTGGTTATATTGGGAAGAAAGACCCTATCAAAATGGTAATAGATGGTCTCAAACGCCTTGAGTATCGAGGGTATGATTCTGCAGGGCTTGCGGGGGTTGAGAGCGGAAAAATTGTAGCTTGCAAGGAAGTGGGTAAAGTCTCTGCATTGGAGCAAGAGGTTCAAAAGAGCCATCTCGCACCAGAGCTTGCCATTGCCCAGACGCGTTGGGCGACTCATGGTACGGTAACGAAGCTCAATGCCCATCCCCATTTTGATGCTCAACAATCCTTAGCACTTGTACATAATGGCATTATTGAAAACTACGAAGTCTTAAAGAAAAAACTGCAGGAAGTTGGGGTTCAATTTGTTTCTGACACAGACACTGAAGTCATTGCCCATTTGATTGCTCATCACTATGAGGGCAATCTTCTAAATGCTGTCCAGAAAACGGTTGATGAGCTTAAGGGTGCTTATGCAGTGGCTCTTGTGCATCGCGATTTTCCAGATCAAATCATTGCCATTGCCCATGAATGCCCTCTCGTCATCGGGATTGGAAACAATGAAGCCTTCGTTTCTTCAGATCCCAATGCCTTTGCCTTTTACACGCGTCAGGCCATTTACCTCTCCAATTCGGAAATTGCCGTGATTAAGGCCGATAGCCAACAGGTCTACAATACCAATCAGGAGATTACCAAAGAGAGTCAGTTGATTGAGGGGGGTGTTGAGCAAATTTCTAAAGGAACCTTTGATCACTACACACTCAAAGAAATTTACGAGCAGCCGCAAGCTATTCGCAATGCCCTCTTATCGCGCTTTCTTCCTGAATATGGAACGGCTCTTTTTGAAGAGCTCGATTTTAACATGACTGATCTGCTGACTGTTGAGCGCATTTTGATTTTAGCTTGCGGAACATCATGGCATGCAGGCTGTGTAGCAGCGTATTTGATCGAAGATAAGGCTCGCATTCCGGTGCAAGTTGAGATTTCGTCAGAATTTCGCTATAAAAATCCGCTTGTGCCTCCAGGAACCTTTGTCATTGCCATTAGTCAGTCTGGGGAGACGGCGGATACGATTGCAGCCGTGCGCGAGGTGAAAGCAAAAGGCGCGCGCGTGCTGGCTTTATGCAATGTGCATGGATCGACGCTTACGAGAGAAGCCGATAGTACGATCTTTTTGAAGGCCGGCGCCGAAATAGGCGTGTGTTCGACTAAGGCGTTCACGAGCCAGGTAGTTGTATTAGCCTTGTTTACGCTTCTTCTTGCCAGGATGCGTCATATGAGCAAATCAGAGGGGCAAGACTTCCTCCATGCCCTACTCAAGCTTCCGGATCAAGTTCAGGCCGTATTGGACCAGTCTCATCAGATTGAAGCGATAGCCAAAAAGTACGCCAAGTACGATAACTTTTTTTATCTCGGCCGTCGTTATATGTTCCCAACTAGTTTAGAAGGGGCTTTGAAGCTGAAGGAAATCTCTTACATTAATGCAAATGGTTATGCAGCCGGTGAAATGAAGCATGGCCCCATTGCCTTAATCAATGAAGAGTGTCCGACGGTAGCATTGTGCGCCAATCGGATGACATATGACAAGTTGATCAGCAATCTGATGGAAATCAAGGCGCGTCATGGGAAAATCATTGCCATTGCAGAAGAGGGGCAAGATCAGATCGAAAGAATCGCCGATGATGTGATCTATGTTCCAGCATCGATCGATGAGCTGGCATCGATTTTAACAACTGTTGTGACGCAGCTTTTGGCCTATTACATTGCTAAAGAAAGAGGGGCCGATATTGATCAGCCTCGCAATTTAGCAAAGTCGGTCACCGTCGAGTAG
- the galE gene encoding UDP-glucose 4-epimerase GalE gives MKSKTILIVGGAGYIGSHVNKMLNQAGYQTIVIDNLSRGRAETVLYGTFVQGDIADTVFLNQFFEQHSIDAVMHFAAYIDVGESVYDPAKYYQNNVANTLNLLMAMIRHQIKTFIFSSTAALFGEPLTPMINEEHPCHPLNPYGESKWMVEKILRDFETAYGLRYSCLRYFNAAGGDPEGKIKNYQARTSNLIPLILKSLKKDNGSITIYGTDYPTPDGTCIRDYIHIEDLGRAHITALEELLAGHSSSHYNLGNGKGFSVREVIQTVEKVLGKTVQTIEGERRPGDTPILLADASKAAKALNWHPQYSLEKMIEHAWKALD, from the coding sequence ATGAAAAGTAAAACCATTCTCATCGTAGGCGGAGCGGGCTACATTGGCTCCCATGTCAATAAAATGCTCAACCAGGCGGGTTATCAAACCATCGTCATCGATAATTTAAGTCGCGGACGAGCAGAAACTGTTCTTTATGGCACCTTTGTACAAGGCGATATTGCCGACACGGTTTTTCTCAATCAATTTTTTGAACAGCACTCCATCGATGCAGTTATGCATTTTGCAGCCTACATCGATGTGGGCGAATCGGTTTATGATCCAGCCAAATACTATCAAAACAATGTCGCCAATACACTCAACCTCTTGATGGCAATGATCCGCCATCAGATCAAAACATTCATCTTTTCCTCTACGGCCGCTCTTTTCGGTGAGCCTTTGACTCCCATGATCAATGAGGAGCACCCCTGCCACCCCCTCAATCCTTACGGGGAAAGCAAATGGATGGTAGAAAAAATTCTACGCGACTTTGAAACGGCCTATGGCCTGCGCTATTCATGCCTGCGCTACTTCAATGCGGCTGGCGGCGACCCCGAAGGGAAAATCAAGAATTATCAGGCCAGAACATCCAACCTCATACCTCTTATTCTCAAGAGCCTGAAAAAAGACAATGGGTCGATTACAATTTATGGGACTGATTATCCGACCCCCGACGGAACGTGTATCAGGGACTACATCCACATAGAGGATTTAGGCCGCGCTCATATTACAGCCTTGGAAGAACTTCTTGCCGGACACTCCTCAAGCCATTACAATCTGGGAAACGGCAAAGGATTCAGCGTCCGAGAAGTTATTCAAACCGTCGAAAAAGTCTTGGGAAAGACTGTTCAGACAATCGAAGGAGAGCGACGCCCTGGGGATACTCCAATTTTATTGGCCGATGCAAGTAAGGCTGCCAAAGCATTGAACTGGCATCCTCAATACTCTCTCGAAAAGATGATTGAGCATGCTTGGAAAGCTTTAGATTAA
- the glmM gene encoding phosphoglucosamine mutase: MERPFKIFGTDGIRGRANKSPMVPEIALALGRAAGKLLRSKGKARVVIGKDTRLSCYVFENALIAGLCSMGVDTLMVGPLPTPGVAFITRAYRADAGIVISASHNPYYDNGIKLFDSQGFKLPDKWEAEMEALIARNDFQDSLPDDDDIGKNTKIIDADGRYIEFVKATFPRRISLKNLTVVLDCANGAGYKVAPLVFRELDANVFTYGTSPNGLNINSMCGSMHPEMAQKGVIDHRADVGIALDGDADRVVMIDENAQIVDGDTMLAICARDMHKRNLLRNNRVVGTVMSNLGFIKAMEGLGVEVIRSQVGDRYVIQDMLKYDANLGGEQSGHVIFLDHNTTGDGLVCALQVLRIMIETDSKLSDLASFVRRYPQTCINVKVSSKPLLETLERLTEAVAQVEKTLGDSGRVLIRYSGTENTCRVMVEGPKHKQVIQLANSLATIVKEEIGV, translated from the coding sequence ATGGAACGACCATTCAAGATATTTGGGACAGATGGCATACGGGGACGTGCGAACAAGAGTCCTATGGTTCCAGAAATAGCATTGGCATTAGGTCGAGCAGCGGGCAAATTATTGAGGAGCAAGGGCAAGGCTCGAGTGGTCATTGGAAAGGACACGCGCTTATCCTGCTATGTATTTGAAAATGCCCTCATTGCAGGCCTTTGTTCAATGGGTGTTGACACTTTGATGGTGGGCCCTTTGCCGACACCTGGTGTGGCTTTCATTACGCGCGCTTATCGAGCTGATGCTGGAATTGTTATATCAGCCTCGCATAATCCTTACTACGACAATGGCATCAAACTCTTTGATTCGCAAGGGTTCAAGCTTCCAGATAAGTGGGAAGCTGAAATGGAAGCGTTAATTGCGCGTAATGATTTCCAGGATAGCTTGCCGGACGATGATGATATTGGAAAAAATACGAAGATCATCGATGCCGATGGGCGCTACATCGAATTTGTCAAAGCTACCTTTCCGCGCCGCATTTCTTTAAAGAACTTGACCGTCGTTTTGGATTGTGCCAATGGAGCCGGTTATAAGGTTGCTCCACTTGTTTTTCGCGAATTGGATGCAAATGTGTTTACCTATGGAACGTCTCCAAACGGTTTAAATATTAACAGCATGTGTGGATCGATGCACCCGGAAATGGCTCAAAAAGGAGTTATCGATCACCGGGCCGATGTAGGAATTGCTCTCGATGGAGATGCCGATCGCGTAGTGATGATTGATGAAAATGCGCAAATTGTCGATGGAGATACGATGCTTGCCATTTGCGCAAGAGACATGCACAAGCGCAATCTTCTTAGGAATAATCGCGTTGTGGGTACTGTGATGAGTAATCTTGGTTTTATCAAAGCCATGGAAGGACTGGGGGTGGAAGTCATTCGTTCACAAGTAGGCGATCGATATGTGATTCAAGACATGCTGAAATACGATGCGAATCTTGGCGGTGAGCAAAGCGGCCACGTGATTTTCTTGGATCATAATACGACAGGCGATGGCCTTGTTTGTGCCTTGCAGGTTTTGCGCATCATGATTGAAACAGACTCAAAGTTGTCAGATCTTGCCTCTTTTGTTCGCCGCTATCCTCAAACCTGTATCAATGTCAAGGTTTCTTCAAAGCCTCTTCTTGAAACGCTAGAGCGTTTAACAGAAGCCGTTGCACAAGTAGAAAAGACGTTGGGCGACTCTGGCAGGGTATTGATCCGCTATTCGGGAACGGAAAATACGTGTCGTGTCATGGTGGAAGGGCCGAAGCATAAGCAGGTAATTCAATTGGCCAATAGTCTAGCGACGATTGTGAAAGAAGAGATTGGCGTATAA
- a CDS encoding putative nucleotide-diphospho-sugar transferase — MAYTVVGYYTEQTSYAEEIQNLAASLKCFNLPMDLVGIPTQGSWQANTQYKAYFIKQMLIRHYPRDILYLDADARVQQYPALFDKADFDLAVFYWHNKELISSTLYFANNPKTFELVERWIACCFENLDIWDQKVLQYVIQESKDLNLSIKMLPPSYCQIFDLMQDEGEPVIEQFQASRRFKDEIDGTAD, encoded by the coding sequence ATGGCCTATACTGTGGTAGGGTATTATACAGAGCAAACAAGCTATGCCGAAGAAATTCAGAACTTAGCAGCCAGTTTAAAATGCTTTAACCTGCCCATGGACCTGGTCGGCATTCCAACCCAAGGAAGCTGGCAGGCCAACACCCAATATAAGGCCTATTTTATTAAGCAGATGCTCATCCGCCACTATCCAAGGGATATTTTGTATTTAGACGCCGATGCGAGAGTCCAACAATACCCAGCCCTCTTCGACAAGGCCGATTTTGATTTAGCCGTTTTTTATTGGCATAATAAAGAGCTCATCAGCAGCACCCTTTACTTTGCCAACAATCCAAAAACGTTTGAGCTCGTCGAGCGCTGGATAGCTTGCTGCTTTGAAAATCTCGATATTTGGGACCAAAAGGTTCTGCAATACGTCATTCAAGAATCGAAAGATCTCAATCTCAGTATTAAAATGCTCCCTCCCTCTTATTGCCAAATATTCGATTTGATGCAAGATGAGGGAGAGCCAGTGATCGAGCAATTTCAGGCAAGCCGCCGTTTTAAAGATGAGATCGACGGTACGGCAGACTAA
- a CDS encoding GNAT family N-acetyltransferase, which produces MQVTGFVNGIMVNSTDHPMGLDNDLENDHSMGLAENSGESFDPLDGILERYGDALSYGRLKIRRLKAKDLISYKNHPFKTQDPLKNLFDRIDDIASDYLDEAWDIAKESFKSKESLTRYIVIKNKSLKIFEGYIEYWLDSRTQTVHPSILAVDPSYERRGHATLLMSLAIEEALAKGCKKLTVNSTTSGVPFYVKFGCIPKKVTLDEWKCLDFKQRCEPLLTSEKAINFELSFSDEKIQHDIKGRAWRILDSYYFNNLHSCSQI; this is translated from the coding sequence GTGCAAGTGACTGGTTTTGTAAATGGAATAATGGTCAATAGTACCGATCATCCTATGGGATTAGACAACGATTTAGAGAATGATCATTCTATGGGGCTGGCCGAAAATAGTGGTGAATCATTTGATCCCTTGGATGGAATCTTAGAGCGCTATGGCGATGCCTTGTCATACGGTAGATTAAAGATTAGGCGCCTTAAAGCTAAGGATCTTATTTCTTATAAAAACCATCCCTTTAAGACTCAGGATCCTCTTAAGAATTTATTTGATAGAATTGATGACATTGCAAGCGATTATTTAGACGAAGCTTGGGACATTGCAAAAGAATCCTTTAAGTCAAAAGAAAGTCTGACAAGATATATTGTGATAAAGAATAAGAGTTTAAAAATTTTTGAAGGCTATATCGAATATTGGCTTGATTCTAGAACTCAGACTGTTCATCCGTCGATACTAGCTGTCGATCCCTCTTATGAGCGCCGGGGGCATGCTACTTTACTCATGTCTTTGGCAATCGAAGAGGCCCTTGCTAAAGGATGTAAAAAATTAACTGTCAATTCGACAACTTCGGGTGTTCCTTTTTATGTCAAATTTGGCTGTATTCCAAAGAAAGTCACACTTGACGAGTGGAAATGTCTAGACTTTAAACAAAGATGTGAGCCTTTGCTCACAAGTGAGAAGGCTATTAATTTTGAACTTAGTTTCAGTGATGAAAAGATTCAACACGATATTAAAGGTCGGGCCTGGCGCATACTGGATTCTTACTACTTCAACAATCTACATAGCTGCAGCCAAATCTAA